Proteins found in one Desulfovibrio legallii genomic segment:
- a CDS encoding PD-(D/E)XK nuclease family protein: MSELMTTTYSMWRLFRNCRMACKWRYIDELVPLERDPNLAFGAVIHDCLECWHGERDLAKVLDHIDRTYPNRAQDDHQQADWHLARAMMSAYAEHYPAEEFEVVALEKTFEGPIVNPATGATSRSFILAGKVDGIVRQDGQYFLLEHKTASQIDASYLERLWTDFQIILYAWYLEQTLGITVNGIIYNVLVKAKLRQGKGETEAEFEARRAELIAKSKTGKSSAKRKLPEDDDTFQQRLQEKYLEPGMFHREVLYISRDQFEELRAELWELSKAMLDARRRDTFYRNTSYCFQYGRPCAYFQLCRSGGNPNVIENHFQRIAPHEELRDGAGEDAAPVF, from the coding sequence ATGAGCGAGCTGATGACCACCACCTATTCCATGTGGCGGCTGTTCCGCAACTGCCGCATGGCCTGCAAGTGGCGCTACATCGATGAGCTGGTGCCGCTCGAGCGCGATCCCAATCTGGCCTTCGGCGCGGTCATTCACGATTGCCTGGAGTGCTGGCACGGCGAGCGGGATCTGGCCAAGGTCCTCGACCACATCGACCGGACCTATCCGAACCGGGCGCAGGACGATCATCAACAGGCCGACTGGCATCTCGCCCGAGCCATGATGAGCGCCTATGCGGAACACTACCCGGCCGAAGAGTTCGAGGTCGTCGCGCTCGAAAAGACCTTCGAAGGTCCCATCGTCAACCCGGCGACCGGCGCGACCTCGCGCAGTTTCATTCTCGCCGGAAAGGTGGACGGCATCGTCCGTCAGGATGGCCAGTATTTCCTGCTGGAACACAAGACCGCCTCGCAGATCGACGCCAGCTACCTGGAGCGGCTGTGGACCGATTTCCAGATCATCCTCTACGCCTGGTACCTGGAGCAGACCCTCGGCATCACGGTCAACGGCATCATCTACAACGTCCTGGTCAAGGCCAAGCTGCGCCAGGGCAAGGGTGAGACCGAGGCCGAATTCGAGGCCCGCCGGGCGGAGCTGATCGCCAAGTCGAAAACCGGCAAGAGCAGCGCCAAGCGCAAGTTGCCCGAGGACGACGACACCTTCCAGCAGCGGCTTCAGGAGAAGTACCTCGAGCCGGGCATGTTCCATCGCGAGGTGCTCTACATCTCCCGCGACCAGTTCGAGGAACTGCGGGCGGAGCTGTGGGAACTCTCCAAGGCCATGCTCGACGCCCGTCGGCGCGACACCTTCTATCGAAACACCAGCTACTGCTTCCAGTACGGAAGGCCCTGCGCCTACTTCCAGCTCTGCCGCTCGGGCGGCAACCCCAACGTCATCGAAAACCATTTCCAACGGATCGCCCCGCACGAAGAGCTGCGGGACGGAGCCGGTGAAGACGCCGCTCCGGTGTTTTAA
- a CDS encoding ATP-binding protein → MLPKTKSKPKHTLSDLTALVYGPSKIGKSTWCSKADDALFLATEPGLNALEVFQTPITCWDDLLQACAEIAEGKHEFKTIVVDTVDNAYKMCSDYVCKKFKIEHESDLGYGKGYALINNEFQRVINKLAFLPYGLILISHSQERDIETRTGKHTRIVPTLPEKARKLVTGLVDLILFCDLDMKTGEDGKPVWQRVMRTKPSPNYDAGDRTGRLPEVIPLDFPSFMKAFNNTAAGAAASAARPKPEPTASAAAKPQQ, encoded by the coding sequence ATGCTTCCCAAGACCAAAAGCAAACCTAAACACACGCTCTCGGACCTCACCGCCCTAGTGTACGGCCCGAGCAAGATCGGCAAGAGCACCTGGTGCTCCAAGGCCGATGACGCACTGTTCCTGGCGACCGAGCCGGGCCTGAACGCCCTGGAGGTGTTCCAGACCCCGATCACCTGCTGGGACGACCTCCTGCAGGCCTGCGCCGAAATCGCCGAGGGCAAGCACGAGTTCAAGACCATCGTCGTCGACACGGTGGATAACGCCTACAAGATGTGCTCGGACTACGTCTGCAAGAAATTCAAGATCGAACACGAGTCCGACCTGGGCTACGGCAAGGGCTACGCGCTGATCAACAACGAGTTCCAGCGCGTCATCAATAAGCTCGCCTTCCTGCCCTATGGGCTGATCCTGATCTCCCACTCCCAGGAGCGGGACATCGAGACCCGGACCGGCAAGCACACCCGCATCGTGCCGACGCTGCCGGAGAAGGCGCGGAAACTGGTCACCGGCCTGGTGGACCTGATCCTGTTCTGCGACCTGGACATGAAAACCGGCGAGGACGGCAAGCCGGTCTGGCAGCGCGTGATGCGCACCAAGCCCAGTCCCAACTACGACGCCGGTGACCGCACCGGCCGACTCCCCGAAGTCATCCCCCTCGATTTTCCGAGCTTCATGAAAGCGTTCAACAACACGGCAGCCGGAGCTGCGGCGAGTGCCGCCCGGCCGAAGCCGGAGCCGACCGCGAGTGCGGCGGCGAAACCCCAACAGTAA
- a CDS encoding sigma-70 family RNA polymerase sigma factor, whose translation MVSQNSYDGIDKYAADLIRHKARQLVGKAGFTEDDRPDLEQELMIDLLQRMRHFNPAKAKKTTFMARIVERHISTILEARFAQCRDWRLCQTSLNEPLDNGEGDTTERIDFLDSEGSLGSGTRETRERLAHEIRMDLDRAITSLPEELRDLCVRLHDSTMAEIAREMGIPRTTLYDRLSKLREAFSEAGLTDYL comes from the coding sequence ATGGTTTCACAGAATTCTTACGACGGCATCGACAAGTATGCCGCCGACCTCATTCGGCACAAAGCACGTCAGCTCGTAGGCAAAGCCGGATTCACCGAGGACGACAGACCCGACCTCGAACAGGAACTGATGATCGATCTGCTGCAGCGGATGCGGCATTTCAATCCCGCCAAGGCCAAGAAGACCACCTTCATGGCCCGGATCGTCGAACGTCACATCTCCACCATTCTGGAGGCCCGGTTCGCCCAATGCCGGGACTGGCGGCTCTGCCAAACCTCACTCAACGAACCCCTCGACAACGGTGAAGGCGACACCACCGAGCGGATCGACTTCCTGGACAGCGAAGGCTCTCTGGGAAGCGGCACCCGCGAGACAAGGGAGCGTCTCGCCCATGAGATCCGCATGGATCTCGACCGGGCCATCACCTCGCTGCCGGAAGAGCTCCGGGATCTGTGCGTGCGCCTGCACGACAGCACCATGGCCGAAATCGCCCGGGAGATGGGCATCCCCAGAACCACCCTCTACGACCGGCTGAGCAAGCTGCGGGAGGCTTTCAGCGAGGCTGGCCTGACCGACTACCTGTGA